In Streptomyces sp. P3, one DNA window encodes the following:
- a CDS encoding DNA-binding protein, with protein MSGHIETVVLDSDGLSAWVAQDRKVLAMFQVFHDMGADLVVSANTIVEVSHARVNLPRLQWALSRVKVEPVTEAAAKAAAQLLKGAGLHGHKYAIDATVAEAALRQPGPVAILTSDVDDMTRLCGSKVRMVMP; from the coding sequence GTGAGCGGGCACATCGAGACCGTCGTCCTGGACAGCGACGGGTTGTCGGCCTGGGTGGCGCAGGACCGGAAGGTTCTGGCGATGTTCCAGGTGTTCCACGACATGGGAGCGGACCTTGTCGTCAGCGCCAACACCATCGTGGAGGTGAGTCACGCCAGGGTGAACCTGCCCCGACTGCAATGGGCGCTCTCCCGGGTCAAGGTGGAGCCGGTCACCGAGGCGGCGGCCAAGGCGGCGGCACAACTGCTCAAGGGCGCCGGTCTGCACGGACACAAGTACGCGATCGACGCCACCGTCGCCGAAGCGGCCTTGCGTCAGCCTGGCCCGGTCGCCATCCTCACGTCGGATGTCGATGACATGACCCGGCTGTGCGGCAGCAAGGTCCGGATGGTCATGCCCTGA
- a CDS encoding DUF2809 domain-containing protein — MTGISETRGGAADPLRTRLAAAGAAVLTVGAGLGLRAVAAGDVAKYGGDALYTVLLLTLVVALAPRVSPLTAAGSALAVSWAVEFLQLGSVPADLSRRSALARLVLGSTFNAPDLLWYAVGAAVGGLVHTALRAGRASGDPGTG; from the coding sequence GTGACCGGCATCTCCGAGACCCGCGGTGGCGCCGCCGACCCGCTGCGGACCAGGCTGGCTGCGGCCGGCGCCGCGGTGCTGACCGTCGGCGCGGGGCTCGGGCTCCGGGCCGTGGCGGCCGGCGACGTGGCCAAGTACGGCGGGGACGCGCTGTACACCGTCCTGCTGCTCACGCTCGTCGTCGCCCTCGCGCCGCGGGTGTCGCCCCTGACGGCCGCCGGCAGCGCGCTGGCCGTCAGTTGGGCCGTGGAGTTCCTCCAGCTCGGCTCCGTGCCGGCCGACCTCTCCCGGCGCAGCGCCCTCGCCCGCCTGGTGCTCGGCTCCACCTTCAACGCCCCGGACCTGCTCTGGTACGCGGTGGGCGCGGCGGTGGGCGGGCTCGTCCATACGGCGCTGCGGGCCGGCCGCGCGAGCGGAGACCCCGGCACCGGCTGA
- the murJ gene encoding murein biosynthesis integral membrane protein MurJ, with translation MKAKETKGAKATSAGRSSAVMAAGSVVSRATGFVRSAVVAAAVGTIGPTADGYAVGNALPTIVYMLLLGGALNAVFVPELVKAAKEHDDGGAAYTDRLVTVCVVALLAITATAVWAAPAIVDVYTDYTGPQAAMTTAFARYCLPQIFFLGLFTLLGQVLNARGRFGAMMWAPVLNNVVVMAVFGTYLALALGGGDTLTATETAVLGWGTTAGIAVQALALVPALRAARFRWRPRFDWRGSGLTRPLRSAGWLVLLVLANQAAYWVTTRLATTAGLDGGPGYGAYNNAYVLWVVPHGIVTVSVVTALMPRMSAAAADGDTAAVRRDVSHALRVSASAVVPAACALFALGRPVMALVFGYGRTTADDTVAMAGILMAFAPGLVALSGQYVLSRTFYALSDTRTPFLLNLVIVALNAALSAAAAHLLPARWAVTGMAAAYSLALCAGWAVTGRVLSRRLGVAHPLRSSAVGAHGRLLLAAVPATALGYLAALGAASAGALAAATAGAVVVVLTFALLARPLRLAELDTLLRGLRRRPGRT, from the coding sequence ATGAAGGCGAAGGAGACGAAGGGGGCGAAGGCGACCTCCGCGGGACGCAGCAGCGCCGTCATGGCCGCCGGGTCCGTCGTCTCCCGGGCCACCGGCTTCGTCCGGTCCGCCGTGGTCGCGGCGGCGGTGGGCACCATCGGACCGACCGCCGACGGTTACGCCGTCGGCAACGCCCTGCCCACCATCGTCTACATGCTGCTCCTCGGCGGCGCGCTGAACGCCGTCTTCGTGCCCGAACTGGTCAAGGCCGCCAAGGAACACGACGACGGGGGCGCGGCGTACACCGACCGGCTGGTCACCGTCTGCGTCGTCGCGCTGCTGGCGATCACCGCGACCGCGGTGTGGGCGGCTCCCGCGATCGTCGACGTGTACACCGACTACACCGGCCCGCAGGCGGCCATGACCACCGCGTTCGCCCGCTACTGCCTGCCCCAGATCTTCTTCCTCGGACTGTTCACCCTGCTCGGACAAGTCCTCAACGCCCGGGGCCGGTTCGGCGCGATGATGTGGGCGCCGGTCCTGAACAACGTCGTCGTCATGGCCGTCTTCGGCACGTACCTGGCGCTGGCCCTCGGCGGCGGTGACACGCTCACCGCGACCGAGACCGCCGTACTCGGCTGGGGCACGACCGCCGGCATCGCCGTCCAGGCACTCGCCCTCGTCCCCGCGCTGCGCGCGGCCCGCTTCCGCTGGCGGCCCCGATTCGACTGGCGCGGCAGCGGACTGACCCGCCCGCTGCGTTCGGCCGGCTGGCTGGTGCTGCTGGTGCTGGCCAACCAGGCCGCGTACTGGGTCACCACCCGGCTGGCCACGACCGCGGGCCTCGACGGCGGCCCCGGATACGGCGCGTACAACAACGCCTACGTCCTGTGGGTCGTCCCGCACGGCATCGTCACCGTCTCGGTGGTGACCGCGCTGATGCCCCGGATGAGCGCGGCCGCCGCCGACGGGGACACCGCCGCCGTGCGGCGCGACGTCTCCCACGCCCTGCGCGTCAGCGCGTCGGCCGTCGTACCCGCCGCCTGCGCGCTGTTCGCGCTCGGCCGGCCGGTGATGGCCCTCGTCTTCGGGTACGGCAGGACCACCGCCGACGACACCGTCGCCATGGCGGGGATCCTGATGGCCTTCGCGCCGGGGCTCGTCGCCCTGTCGGGCCAGTACGTCCTGTCCCGCACCTTCTACGCGCTCTCCGACACCCGTACGCCGTTCCTGCTCAACCTCGTGATCGTCGCCCTCAACGCGGCACTGTCCGCGGCCGCCGCACACCTGCTGCCGGCCCGCTGGGCGGTGACCGGCATGGCGGCGGCGTACTCGCTGGCGCTGTGCGCGGGCTGGGCGGTGACCGGCCGGGTGCTGAGCCGCCGGCTCGGCGTCGCGCACCCCCTGCGCTCGTCCGCCGTCGGCGCGCACGGACGGCTGCTGCTCGCCGCCGTCCCCGCCACCGCCCTCGGGTACCTGGCGGCCCTCGGCGCGGCGTCGGCGGGCGCCCTGGCCGCCGCAACTGCCGGCGCCGTCGTCGTCGTCCTCACCTTCGCCCTGCTCGCCCGCCCGCTGCGGCTCGCCGAACTCGACACGCTGCTGCGCGGACTGCGCCGGCGACCGGGCCGGACCTGA
- a CDS encoding DUF2182 domain-containing protein, with protein MRHFRSSVFVPARSPAPTGAGGGLLPARDLAVAWLLVVMIAVPAWALTIAQARDMGVEAGTMGMALPLFLLLWVTMMAAMMLPSMAPVAITWARGIGRQSSGWTRTARTVQFACGYLLVWTVFGLLAYAALAFTGGLVDDHPTAGRWIGAVAFLLAGLYQLGPLKHVCLRHCRDPMAHLVRYAGFGQPARDLRVGCHHGAYCVGCCAGLMVVLIPLGVMNVAAMALLAVVIFVEKLWSHGALLGRVVGIAFLVLAVLAPFQDWLLPGLQEATPSMDGM; from the coding sequence ATGCGCCATTTCCGGAGTTCCGTCTTCGTACCCGCCCGGTCGCCCGCGCCGACCGGAGCGGGCGGTGGCCTGTTGCCGGCGCGGGATCTCGCGGTCGCCTGGCTCCTGGTGGTCATGATCGCGGTGCCCGCCTGGGCGCTCACGATCGCGCAGGCGCGGGACATGGGGGTCGAGGCCGGCACGATGGGGATGGCGCTGCCGCTGTTCCTGCTGCTGTGGGTGACGATGATGGCGGCCATGATGCTGCCGTCCATGGCGCCGGTGGCCATCACGTGGGCGCGTGGGATCGGCCGGCAGTCCTCCGGCTGGACGCGGACCGCGCGTACCGTCCAGTTCGCCTGCGGGTATCTGCTGGTGTGGACCGTTTTCGGACTGCTCGCCTACGCGGCCCTGGCCTTCACCGGCGGCCTGGTGGACGACCATCCGACCGCGGGACGCTGGATCGGCGCGGTCGCCTTCCTGCTTGCGGGCCTGTATCAGCTCGGCCCCCTCAAGCACGTCTGTCTGCGGCACTGCCGCGACCCCATGGCTCACCTCGTGCGCTACGCGGGATTCGGGCAGCCGGCGCGCGATCTTCGGGTCGGCTGCCATCACGGCGCCTACTGTGTCGGCTGCTGCGCGGGACTGATGGTCGTCCTGATCCCGCTCGGCGTGATGAACGTGGCGGCGATGGCCCTGCTGGCGGTGGTGATCTTCGTGGAGAAGCTGTGGTCCCATGGTGCGCTGCTCGGGCGGGTCGTGGGCATCGCGTTTCTCGTCCTCGCCGTGCTCGCACCGTTCCAGGACTGGCTGCTGCCCGGGCTGCAGGAGGCGACGCCGTCGATGGACGGCATGTGA
- a CDS encoding phosphatase PAP2 family protein: MSSRVFSRIKGPQAVLWAAVGVAALGLFVTLEIVARHYGLPGPITSQAREVIFPPKSGGLLYASMALMLVVVDWRQRFIAVGAAIAIDVGFLLVRWAADIKVTEGHPFGNGALWVTLGCAVVALTRRTGRDRALLLKGAGLALLLMAGRKTGDTWLLITSTTRPTVLDQYVAIADHALGNPSWLVGRAVTATGSIGFNVLDFVYGQLPVAAVLVALYQLRNVAVERRFPRHHLVRTFLAIGLLGPGIYMIFPVVGPIFAYGDGTEHWAAVSLWQQSHPSLQWAVADLWPTTPPPISPPHPMPFDGVTPRNCMPSLHTAWATAIFIHTRKGPRALRYAGAFWLAATLAATLGFGFHYGADILAGVVFTLTIEGALRAHDRGWSQSGIRLVAYGTTVFAALLLSYRYLPLEMAGHPWFYGPLLVLATVSVVYAYLRTTVAWEPKPVLPRQAEPQQHASAVKPL; encoded by the coding sequence ATGTCATCACGGGTGTTCTCGCGAATAAAGGGGCCGCAGGCCGTCCTGTGGGCGGCGGTCGGCGTGGCGGCGCTCGGGCTCTTCGTCACGCTGGAGATCGTCGCGCGTCACTACGGTCTGCCGGGGCCGATCACCAGCCAGGCGCGCGAGGTGATATTCCCGCCCAAATCGGGTGGACTGCTGTACGCCAGCATGGCGTTGATGCTGGTGGTGGTGGACTGGCGGCAGCGGTTCATCGCGGTCGGCGCCGCGATCGCCATAGACGTCGGCTTCCTGCTGGTCCGGTGGGCGGCCGACATCAAGGTGACGGAGGGCCATCCCTTCGGCAACGGGGCCCTGTGGGTGACCCTCGGCTGCGCGGTCGTCGCGCTCACGCGCCGCACCGGCCGTGACCGCGCCCTGCTGCTGAAGGGCGCCGGGCTGGCCCTGCTGCTGATGGCCGGCCGCAAGACAGGGGACACCTGGCTGCTCATCACCTCCACGACCCGCCCGACGGTGCTCGACCAGTACGTGGCGATCGCCGACCACGCGCTGGGCAACCCGTCGTGGCTCGTGGGCCGCGCCGTCACGGCCACCGGCTCGATCGGCTTCAACGTCCTCGACTTCGTCTACGGCCAGCTGCCGGTGGCCGCGGTCCTCGTCGCGCTGTACCAACTCCGGAACGTGGCGGTCGAACGCCGCTTTCCGCGCCATCACCTGGTGCGCACGTTCCTGGCGATCGGGCTCCTCGGCCCGGGCATCTACATGATCTTCCCGGTGGTCGGGCCGATCTTCGCCTACGGCGACGGCACCGAACACTGGGCCGCGGTCAGCCTCTGGCAGCAGTCGCACCCCAGCCTGCAGTGGGCGGTGGCCGATCTGTGGCCGACGACGCCCCCGCCGATCAGCCCCCCGCACCCGATGCCGTTCGACGGGGTGACCCCGCGCAACTGCATGCCCAGCCTGCACACGGCGTGGGCCACCGCGATCTTCATCCACACCCGCAAGGGCCCGCGGGCGCTGCGTTACGCCGGCGCGTTCTGGCTGGCCGCCACGCTCGCCGCGACGCTGGGATTCGGCTTCCACTACGGCGCGGACATCCTCGCCGGGGTGGTGTTCACGCTCACGATCGAGGGAGCCCTGCGCGCGCACGACCGCGGTTGGTCGCAGTCGGGCATCAGGCTGGTCGCGTACGGCACGACGGTCTTCGCCGCGCTGCTGCTGTCGTACCGCTACCTGCCGCTGGAGATGGCCGGGCATCCGTGGTTCTACGGCCCGCTCCTCGTCCTGGCGACGGTCTCCGTCGTCTACGCCTATCTGCGGACCACGGTGGCCTGGGAACCGAAGCCGGTGCTGCCCCGGCAGGCGGAGCCGCAGCAACACGCCTCCGCGGTGAAACCGCTGTAG
- a CDS encoding DUF1326 domain-containing protein, protein MTEQVTTGTRWRLAGDWFDVCKCAIPCPCTFAQAPTYGDCEGVLVWHIREGSFGDVRLDGLNVLMLGSFVGNPWAGTHTDPYAAVFLDERADDRQRGALGAIFGGEAGGWPAQFGEMFHPEMRGMDVAPIHVEIDEDLAAWRAEIPGRVTAAAEALTGPTTPDGARVQVHNAPGAEVGPGQVATWGRATTDHADAFGFSWERSGKSSKHFGFDWSGPD, encoded by the coding sequence ATGACGGAGCAGGTCACCACCGGTACGCGTTGGCGCCTTGCCGGTGACTGGTTCGACGTGTGCAAGTGCGCCATACCGTGCCCCTGCACGTTCGCACAGGCCCCGACCTACGGCGACTGCGAAGGCGTGCTGGTCTGGCACATCCGGGAAGGCAGCTTCGGCGACGTGCGGCTCGACGGTCTCAACGTCCTGATGCTCGGCTCCTTCGTCGGCAATCCCTGGGCCGGCACGCACACCGACCCGTACGCCGCGGTCTTCCTCGACGAACGTGCCGACGACCGGCAACGCGGTGCGCTGGGAGCGATCTTCGGCGGTGAGGCGGGCGGCTGGCCGGCGCAGTTCGGGGAGATGTTCCACCCCGAGATGCGCGGTATGGACGTCGCCCCCATCCACGTGGAGATCGACGAGGACCTTGCCGCCTGGCGAGCCGAGATTCCCGGCCGGGTCACGGCTGCCGCCGAGGCGCTCACCGGCCCGACGACTCCGGACGGCGCGCGTGTCCAGGTCCACAACGCCCCGGGCGCCGAGGTCGGCCCCGGCCAGGTCGCGACCTGGGGACGGGCCACCACCGACCACGCCGACGCGTTCGGCTTCTCCTGGGAACGCTCGGGGAAGTCGAGCAAGCACTTCGGGTTCGACTGGAGCGGTCCCGACTGA
- a CDS encoding HAMP domain-containing sensor histidine kinase yields MRTRLLLAFLLVAAVSAGTTAALTYREARNALLETAQDTAITSFRDQVQQTGFSLPVQREGLEEVLRDIARKGKPHPWVVFAEYGSLRASSGENPVSTVITPELRRAATADPHGSFERVVKEGVPYLTIAMPTVFKASASSVLPSGLVLYAVMRMTDEQLNVDALLTAARDGALPGLVVALIPALLAARSVLRPVRELSRAARSMGSGRLDTRIPVRGSDELADLARTFNESAAQLERSVRELREAEERARRFASDVSHELRTPLAGMLAVTEVLDEDADDLDADTARAVRLVSAETGKLAVLVEDLMEISRFDARAAELNTDEVDVAEAIGKTLQHRHWTDGRVRVELPGGIRARLDPRRFDVVVANLVGNALRHGGAPVTVRLRTEERPPGPPVLVTEVVDSGPGIRPESLPHIFDRFYKADAARTRSAGSGLGLAITQENVRLHGGTIDAGNLPGGGAVFTVEIPLHAEEAGG; encoded by the coding sequence CTGCGCACGCGCCTGCTGCTCGCCTTCCTGCTGGTCGCGGCCGTCAGCGCCGGCACGACGGCCGCGCTGACCTACCGTGAGGCCCGCAACGCGCTGCTGGAGACCGCCCAGGACACGGCGATCACGTCGTTCCGCGACCAGGTCCAGCAGACGGGCTTCTCCCTGCCGGTGCAGAGGGAGGGCCTGGAGGAGGTCCTGCGTGACATCGCCCGCAAGGGCAAGCCGCACCCCTGGGTGGTGTTCGCCGAGTACGGCTCGCTGCGCGCCTCCTCGGGCGAGAACCCCGTCTCCACCGTCATCACGCCCGAACTGCGGCGCGCCGCGACGGCCGATCCGCACGGCAGCTTCGAGCGGGTCGTCAAGGAGGGCGTCCCCTATCTCACCATCGCCATGCCCACCGTCTTCAAGGCGAGCGCGTCGAGCGTGCTGCCCAGCGGTCTCGTCCTGTACGCCGTCATGCGGATGACCGACGAGCAGCTCAACGTCGACGCACTCCTCACCGCCGCCCGGGACGGCGCCCTGCCCGGCCTCGTCGTCGCGCTGATCCCCGCCCTGCTCGCCGCGCGCAGCGTGCTGCGCCCGGTACGGGAACTCAGCCGGGCGGCCCGCAGCATGGGCAGCGGCAGGCTCGACACCCGGATCCCGGTGCGCGGCAGCGACGAACTGGCGGACCTGGCACGCACGTTCAACGAGTCAGCGGCCCAACTCGAGCGATCGGTACGGGAACTGCGCGAGGCCGAGGAGCGAGCCCGCCGGTTCGCCTCCGACGTCTCGCACGAACTGCGCACCCCGCTCGCCGGGATGCTCGCCGTCACCGAGGTCCTCGACGAGGACGCCGACGACCTGGACGCCGACACCGCGCGGGCCGTCCGGCTGGTCAGCGCGGAGACCGGGAAGCTCGCCGTGCTCGTCGAGGACCTGATGGAGATCTCCCGCTTCGACGCCCGCGCGGCCGAGCTGAACACCGACGAGGTCGACGTCGCCGAGGCCATCGGCAAGACGCTGCAGCACCGGCACTGGACCGACGGCCGGGTCCGCGTCGAACTTCCCGGCGGCATCCGGGCCCGCCTCGACCCCCGCCGCTTCGACGTGGTGGTCGCCAACCTCGTCGGCAACGCCCTGCGGCACGGCGGCGCGCCCGTCACGGTGCGCCTGCGCACCGAGGAGCGTCCCCCGGGCCCGCCCGTGCTGGTCACCGAGGTCGTGGACAGCGGGCCCGGCATCCGCCCCGAATCCCTCCCGCACATCTTCGACCGCTTCTACAAGGCCGACGCGGCCCGTACCCGCTCGGCCGGCAGCGGCCTGGGACTGGCGATCACCCAGGAGAACGTGAGGCTGCACGGCGGAACGATCGACGCGGGGAACCTGCCGGGCGGCGGCGCCGTCTTCACCGTCGAGATACCGCTCCACGCGGAGGAGGCCGGCGGATGA
- a CDS encoding DUF5990 family protein produces MRIRIDAVDLPGLTRPASADGRTPAYRNIHVAVQRRDRPAELLDPQPADASSATWTLECTTSATPAGTEVAGPYVQHRLGRRFVYLSWGTVDEAGVFTMFRRAKLMLDVVPADVLAAAAREGLLVGRLGLTDAQGGPLCARVEPPHITWTAAPDVRAAS; encoded by the coding sequence ATGCGCATCCGCATCGACGCCGTCGACCTGCCCGGACTCACCCGCCCCGCCTCCGCCGACGGCAGAACGCCCGCCTACCGCAACATCCACGTCGCCGTGCAGCGCCGGGACCGTCCGGCCGAACTCCTCGACCCGCAGCCCGCCGACGCGTCGTCCGCGACCTGGACCCTGGAGTGCACCACGAGCGCCACGCCGGCCGGCACCGAGGTCGCCGGGCCGTACGTGCAGCACCGGCTGGGCCGGAGGTTCGTCTACCTGTCGTGGGGGACGGTCGACGAGGCGGGCGTCTTCACCATGTTCCGCCGCGCCAAGCTCATGCTCGACGTCGTCCCCGCCGACGTACTCGCCGCCGCGGCACGCGAAGGGCTGCTGGTCGGACGGCTCGGCCTGACCGACGCGCAGGGCGGTCCCCTGTGCGCACGAGTCGAGCCCCCGCACATCACCTGGACCGCCGCACCCGACGTCCGGGCCGCCTCCTAG
- a CDS encoding Ig-like domain-containing protein, which yields MPRIRVLAHARVRAAVVAALLAPLAACSASADPSGPDAKGSSGTPGRPVAITVTPTGTKIAAGRPVTVTASGGRLTSVTVTDAEGRRLAGKVAADGRSWVSDRKAVPGAAYTVTAATRTDDGTAGSTGAAFTTAAADKVNKVDWRPGAGATVGVAQPVSLVFDRPVKNRAEVEKQLKITTSNGTKGSWGWIRDWSGGDRVDWRPEAYWKPGTKVTLNAELNGIDSGPDGGWFVRDYTTGFTVGARQIVKVDLDSHQLTLERNGETVRRIPVSGGTPGGDKRSWHGTAVLMAKEGTINMNSETVGLGNAYDKMVDYSMRLTWSGMYAHAAPWNARYFGSANHSSGCIGMSDANAAWLYGQVRPGDPFEITGKETKGVVEPGNGFGTWNLSWAQWQQKSALR from the coding sequence TTGCCCCGCATACGCGTACTCGCCCACGCCCGTGTCCGGGCCGCCGTCGTGGCCGCCCTGCTGGCTCCGCTCGCCGCCTGCTCGGCGAGCGCCGACCCGAGCGGCCCCGACGCCAAGGGATCGTCGGGCACCCCCGGCCGCCCGGTCGCGATCACCGTCACGCCGACGGGTACGAAGATCGCGGCGGGCCGGCCCGTGACGGTCACGGCCTCGGGCGGCCGGCTCACCTCGGTGACCGTCACCGACGCCGAGGGCCGCCGGCTCGCCGGCAAGGTCGCCGCCGACGGCCGCTCGTGGGTATCCGACCGCAAGGCCGTGCCCGGCGCGGCGTACACGGTGACGGCGGCGACCCGGACCGACGACGGCACCGCGGGGAGCACCGGGGCCGCCTTCACCACGGCTGCGGCGGACAAGGTCAACAAGGTCGACTGGCGGCCGGGCGCCGGCGCCACCGTCGGTGTCGCCCAGCCCGTCTCCCTGGTCTTCGACCGCCCGGTCAAGAACCGCGCCGAGGTCGAGAAGCAGCTGAAGATCACCACGTCGAACGGCACCAAGGGCTCCTGGGGATGGATACGCGACTGGTCGGGCGGCGACCGGGTGGACTGGCGGCCCGAGGCGTACTGGAAGCCCGGGACCAAGGTCACGCTGAACGCCGAGCTGAACGGCATCGACTCGGGACCGGACGGCGGCTGGTTCGTGCGTGACTACACGACCGGCTTCACCGTCGGCGCCCGGCAGATCGTCAAGGTCGACCTCGACAGCCATCAGCTCACCCTCGAGCGGAACGGCGAGACGGTGCGGCGCATACCGGTCTCGGGCGGAACGCCCGGCGGCGACAAGCGCTCCTGGCACGGCACCGCCGTGCTCATGGCCAAGGAGGGCACGATCAACATGAACTCCGAGACGGTGGGCCTGGGCAACGCCTACGACAAGATGGTCGACTACTCGATGCGGCTGACCTGGTCGGGCATGTACGCGCACGCCGCACCGTGGAACGCCCGTTACTTCGGCTCCGCCAACCACAGTTCCGGGTGCATAGGAATGAGCGACGCGAACGCGGCCTGGCTGTACGGGCAGGTGCGGCCGGGCGACCCGTTCGAGATCACCGGCAAGGAGACCAAGGGCGTGGTCGAGCCCGGCAACGGCTTCGGCACGTGGAACCTCTCGTGGGCCCAATGGCAGCAGAAGAGCGCGCTGCGCTGA
- a CDS encoding response regulator transcription factor, which translates to MPRVLLIEDDPSVREGVELGLRRRGHEVRAAATGEAGLAALAEFRPDLLLLDLMLPGMNGVQVCRQVRERSQLPIIMLTARGDDFDVVIGLEAGADDYIVKPARTEVIEARIRAVLRRLDDGNPGRPAIEVYGALTVDRVGLTVAKAGRPLALAPSELKLLLHLCAAPEQVFSRQQLLEHVWEHSYHADARLVDACVARLRGKIEDEPGSPRYVQTLRGFGYRFGPL; encoded by the coding sequence ATGCCCCGCGTGCTCCTCATCGAGGACGACCCCTCGGTACGCGAGGGGGTCGAACTCGGTCTGCGCCGCCGCGGCCACGAGGTACGGGCGGCCGCGACCGGCGAGGCCGGCCTCGCCGCGCTCGCCGAGTTCCGCCCCGACCTGCTGCTGCTGGACCTGATGCTGCCCGGAATGAACGGCGTGCAGGTCTGCCGGCAGGTCCGCGAGCGCAGCCAGCTGCCGATCATCATGCTCACCGCGCGCGGCGACGACTTCGACGTGGTCATCGGCCTGGAGGCCGGCGCCGACGACTACATCGTCAAGCCCGCCCGCACCGAGGTGATCGAGGCCCGGATCCGGGCCGTGCTGCGCCGCCTGGACGACGGCAACCCGGGCCGCCCCGCCATCGAGGTGTACGGCGCGCTCACCGTCGACCGGGTCGGACTGACCGTCGCCAAAGCCGGCCGGCCGCTCGCCCTCGCCCCCTCGGAGCTCAAACTCCTGCTGCACCTGTGCGCCGCCCCCGAGCAGGTCTTCAGCAGGCAGCAACTGCTGGAGCACGTCTGGGAGCACAGCTACCACGCCGACGCCCGGCTGGTCGACGCGTGCGTGGCACGGCTGCGCGGCAAGATCGAGGACGAGCCCGGCAGCCCGCGCTACGTCCAGACGCTGCGGGGCTTCGGGTACCGCTTCGGGCCGCTGTGA
- a CDS encoding peptidoglycan bridge formation glycyltransferase FemA/FemB family protein, whose amino-acid sequence MSALLVPPSRVCQARDRGVALRPITAETYRAFLTTPDGAALGAGFLQCPSWADVKEGWRSQLLGWGPDPEAGALTGVALVLMRQFPGTRKYFAYLPEGPVADWNAPDVDSWLGPLLEHLRRAGAFAVRIGPSPAYRRWDAALLKPLTGPGRRLGDVLASEVDPLGTAVAERLRARGWRRCGGEGTGEDGDAQPRHVFQVQLAGRTPQDLWSGLNQEWRRNVRRARKEGVEVVVGSAADLPEFHRLLGITERRDGFRLGRSLAYYERQYAALNAEEPGRMRLYLARHRGEVLAAHTLITVGRRAWYQTGASADHRREVRPSNALQWRMLLDAHALGADVYDMRGVPSTLDPDERAYGLLRWKLGTGGQVVETLGEWETPMTGSANHALHRAFQAYLNRR is encoded by the coding sequence GTGTCAGCGCTGCTCGTGCCGCCCAGCCGTGTGTGCCAAGCCCGGGACCGGGGTGTGGCGTTGCGCCCCATCACCGCCGAGACCTACCGCGCCTTCCTCACGACCCCCGACGGGGCCGCCCTCGGCGCGGGCTTCCTCCAGTGCCCGTCCTGGGCCGACGTCAAGGAGGGCTGGCGTTCCCAACTCCTCGGCTGGGGACCGGATCCGGAGGCCGGCGCGCTGACCGGCGTCGCCCTCGTGCTGATGCGGCAGTTCCCCGGCACCCGCAAGTACTTCGCGTACCTTCCCGAAGGCCCCGTCGCCGACTGGAACGCCCCCGACGTCGACAGCTGGCTCGGCCCGCTCCTCGAACACCTGCGCCGCGCGGGCGCGTTCGCCGTGCGCATCGGCCCGTCGCCCGCCTACCGGCGCTGGGACGCCGCCCTGCTCAAGCCGCTCACCGGTCCGGGCCGACGCCTCGGCGACGTCCTCGCCAGCGAGGTCGACCCGCTCGGCACCGCCGTCGCCGAGCGGCTGCGGGCCCGGGGCTGGCGCCGCTGCGGTGGCGAGGGGACCGGCGAGGACGGCGACGCCCAGCCCCGGCACGTCTTCCAGGTGCAGCTCGCCGGACGCACCCCGCAGGACCTGTGGTCCGGGCTCAACCAGGAATGGCGGCGCAATGTGCGCCGGGCCCGGAAGGAGGGTGTGGAGGTGGTGGTCGGCAGCGCGGCCGATCTTCCCGAGTTCCACCGGCTGCTCGGCATCACCGAGCGGCGAGACGGCTTCCGGCTGGGCCGCTCGCTCGCCTACTACGAGCGTCAGTACGCGGCGCTCAACGCCGAGGAACCGGGCCGCATGAGGCTGTATCTCGCCCGTCACCGGGGAGAGGTCCTGGCCGCCCACACGCTGATCACGGTCGGCCGGCGCGCCTGGTACCAGACCGGCGCCTCCGCCGACCACCGTCGCGAGGTCCGGCCCTCCAACGCCCTGCAGTGGCGGATGCTGCTGGACGCCCACGCTCTCGGCGCCGACGTCTACGACATGCGCGGGGTACCCTCCACTCTCGATCCTGACGAACGTGCGTACGGACTGCTGCGCTGGAAGCTCGGCACCGGGGGGCAGGTCGTCGAGACGCTGGGGGAATGGGAGACACCGATGACCGGCAGCGCCAACCACGCGCTCCACCGCGCCTTCCAGGCATACCTGAACCGCCGATGA